A genomic region of Streptomyces sp. NBC_00247 contains the following coding sequences:
- a CDS encoding glycerophosphodiester phosphodiesterase, with protein MPFVTIGHRGLMGVEPENTLRSFVRAQREGMDAIELDLHLSKDGALVVMHDAEVDRTTDGTGRIADKTLAELRELDAGQGERVPLFEEVLDTVDSPVQAEIKDAAAARALAEVITRRGLTGRVEVSSFHDEAVAETGRLLPGLPTVLIASRWGPDVVERARAAGAATLALNIRRLTLETVEQAREAGLRVIAWVVNTPEQLALARAFGLDGATTDRPEIRRA; from the coding sequence CGTCCGGGCGCAGCGGGAGGGGATGGACGCCATCGAACTGGATCTGCACCTGAGCAAGGACGGCGCGCTCGTCGTGATGCACGACGCGGAAGTGGACCGTACGACCGACGGAACGGGCCGGATCGCGGACAAGACGCTGGCGGAACTGCGCGAGCTGGACGCCGGGCAGGGCGAGCGGGTACCCCTCTTCGAGGAGGTGCTCGACACGGTGGACTCGCCGGTCCAGGCGGAGATCAAGGACGCCGCGGCGGCCCGGGCGCTGGCCGAGGTGATCACCCGGCGGGGTCTGACGGGACGGGTGGAGGTGTCGTCCTTCCACGACGAGGCGGTCGCGGAGACCGGCCGGCTGCTGCCGGGCCTGCCGACCGTGCTGATCGCGAGCCGCTGGGGACCGGACGTGGTGGAGCGGGCCCGGGCGGCGGGCGCGGCCACGCTCGCGCTCAACATCCGGCGGCTGACGCTGGAGACCGTGGAGCAGGCACGCGAGGCCGGGCTGCGGGTCATCGCCTGGGTGGTGAACACTCCCGAACAGCTGGCGCTGGCAAGGGCGTTCGGGCTCGACGGGGCGACGACCGACCGTCCGGAGATCCGCCGGGCCTGA